The following are from one region of the Centroberyx gerrardi isolate f3 chromosome 16, fCenGer3.hap1.cur.20231027, whole genome shotgun sequence genome:
- the dok3 gene encoding docking protein 3 translates to MDVIFKEGMLYLQGVKFGKRTWRKTWMVLFEPSSSGIGRLELYSVRDTCSDATSQNKKPSQRKLAERRVVRLSDCLSITPAPEESCPLGCRALYLNTTQCTYTLASTTCQDWLSALCSLAFQKDPGELDKGAVERGNGLPMEDNDLYSSWKADLTLPPGQYYVTVQTTEASSRCKLSGEYLFSPDREAVLLLDVRTGLIIYHWPYRFLRRFGQVKGGFSIEAGHRCDSGEGLFTFLSKHGLQIFQAIAKQCLVEKEAKDASVQSPNLHVRSLSDHSPDKPAVQLPTTTFWPSDPPVCGPPGIPADREVESTSELYATINHSSAPGIGHSSLVRPDLTSSMEAEEEEGEDEDGWCRSLEGINQDDGEEDSVYSNLNRWMPTEMKDQTEPEGDVSECIYSVVKTHETPSQLQPQPLSQAFPQPQALSFSPPKPRYQPQPQPPPLVKNQIQPWFQPQEPYKAQAQAVEEMKGVQEARSRSPSVAPTEIPVSFKQRLSEIISKDLAKLQSPLPSGRSSPPVSHY, encoded by the exons ATTGGCCGGTTGGAGCTGTATTCTGTGCGTGACACCTGTTCTGATGCCACTTCTCAGAACAAGAAGCCCTCCCAACGGAAACTAGCAGAGAGGAGGGTGGTGCGTCTTAGCGACTGCCTCAGCATCACCCCTGCTCCAGAGGAGTCTTGCCCCCTGGGGTGCAGAGCCCTCTACTTGAACACCACCCAGTGCACCTACACCCTGGCCTCCACCACATGCCAGGATTGGCTCAGCGCCCTCTGCTCTCTAGCCTTCCAG AAGGATCCTGGAGAATTAGACAAAGGGGctgtggagagagggaatggtTTGCCCATGGAGGACAATGACCTGTACTCATCGTGGAAGGCTG ACCTGACCCTCCCTCCAGGCCAGTACTATGTCACCGTCCAGACCACAGAGGCGTCAAGCAGGTGCAAGTTATCTGGGGAGTACCTGTTCTCCCCAGACAGAgaggctgtgctgctgctggacgtCCGCACTGGTCTCATCATCTACCACTGGCCGTACAGATTCCTACGCAGATTTGGACAGGTCAAG GGGGGATTCAGCATTGAAGCAGGCCATCGCTGTGATTCAGGAGAAGGACTGTTCACCTTCCTGTCCAAGCATGGTCTTCAGATCTTCCAGGCTATAGCCAAGCAGTGCTTAGTGGAGAAGGAGGCAAAGGACGCCTCTGTCCAGTCTCCTAATCTCCATGTACGCTCATTATCTGACCATTCTCCAGACAAACCTGCTGTCCAACTACCAACCACAACCTTCTGGCCGTCTGATCCTCCAGTCTGCGGTCCTCCAGGTATTCCTGCTGACAGAGAGGTAGAGTCAACCAGCGAGCTCTACGCAACCATAAACCACAGCTCTGCACCGGGCATCGGACACTCATCTCTCGTCAGACCTGATCTTACCTCCAGCATGgaggctgaggaagaggaaggtgaggaTGAAGATGGGTGGTGTCGATCCCTGGAGGGCATAAACCAGGATGACGGGGAGGAGGACAGTGTTTATTCCAACCTGAACAGATGGATGCCAACCGAGATGAAAGATCAGACGGAGCCGGAGGGAGACGTCTCAGAGTGCATCTATTCGGTTGTGAAAACTCACGAGACGCCCTCGCAACTCCAGCCCCAGCCTCTCTCCCAGGCTTTTCCCCAGCCGCAAGCTCTTTCATTTTCCCCGCCCAAACCCCGGtaccagcctcagcctcagcctccgCCGCTTGTAAAGAACCAGATCCAACCTTGGTTTCAGCCCCAGGAGCCATACAAAGCCCAGGCGCAGGcagtggaggagatgaagggggTGCAGGAGGCCAGAAGCCGCTCTCCCTCTGTTGCCCCCACTGAGATCCCTGTCAGTTTTAAACAGAGGTTGTCAGAAATCATTTCTAAGGACCTGGCAAAGCTCCAGTCACCTCTTCCCTCTGGAAGGAGCAGCCCCCCAGTTTCTCACTATTAG
- the atoh1b gene encoding protein atonal homolog 1b, which translates to MTAKSELPSWPEYPEDFTLLDQAGLAHINSKTWISSPAIRAFSRRDAHGSADASLSLDKLVPVSQLPDYVSGGIMETDSDQGGEGGKASHFGPQKHRRVAANARERRRMHGLNKAFDELRSVIPSLENEKKLSKYDTLQMAQIYITELSELLSDVVHPECRSPRPSSADKAARRSLIQSLCPAGATVMSDISYSVNSPQPPLMGEHCEAAASVGHLIILATPKSDLGPVHKTGASSNSSDGESSHHSDMEDQHGRG; encoded by the coding sequence ATGACCGCAAAATCTGAGCTTCCAAGCTGGCCAGAATACCCAGAGGATTTCACACTGCTGGACCAAGCCGGCCTGGCGCACATCAACTCCAAGACTTGGATATCTTCACCTGCAATCCGTGCGTTTTCCAGGAGGGACGCGCACGGATCCGCAGACGCAAGCCTATCACTGGACAAACTTGTGCCAGTGAGTCAGCTGCCCGACTACGTGTCCGGCGGCATcatggagacagacagtgaccaagggggggagggaggcaaGGCGAGCCACTTCGGCCCTCAGAAACACCGGCGCGTCGCGGCGAACGCAcgggagaggagaaggatgcACGGCCTGAACAAAGCGTTTGACGAGCTGAGGAGCGTCATCCCCTCCCTGGAGAACGAGAAGAAGCTCTCCAAATATGACACTCTCCAAATGGCACAGATTTACATCACTGAGCTGTCTGAGCTGCTGTCCGACGTGGTGCACCCGGAGTGCAGGAGTCCCCGTCCCAGCTCCGCGGACAAGGCTGCCCGGAGGAGTTTGATCCAAAGCCTCTGTCCAGCGGGGGCCACAGTGATGAGTGACATTTCTTACTCTGTGAACTCCCCGCAACCCCCGCTGATGGGAGAGCATTGTGAAGCTGCTGCCTCCGTCGGCCACCTTATCATTCTAGCGACTCCTAAGTCTGACCTGGGACCAGTCCATAAAACGGGGGCCTCTTCCAACAGCAGCGACGGGGAATCCTCGCATCACAGTGACATGGAGGATCAGCATGGAAGAGGATAA